Proteins from a genomic interval of Trifolium pratense cultivar HEN17-A07 linkage group LG6, ARS_RC_1.1, whole genome shotgun sequence:
- the LOC123891539 gene encoding F-box/kelch-repeat protein SKIP30, producing MSELIEGLPDAVAIRCLARVPFYLHPKLEVVSRSWQAAIHSPELSKIRQEVASSEDLLCVCAFDPENVWQLYDPLRDLWITLPVLPSKIRHLSHFGAVSTAGKLFVIGGGSDAVDPSTGDHDGCFATDEVWSYDPIIKQWSPRAPMLVPRSMFACCVLNGKIVVAGGFTSCRKTISQAEIYDPEKDLWTPLPDLHRTQNSACSGIVIGGKMHVLHKDMSTVQVLDNAGARWIVEECDWLQGPMAVVQDALCVMSNGSIIKQDKEGRKIVSSATDFKKRIGFAMIGLGDNLYMIGGVIGPDRWNWDIKPLSDVDVLTLGSERPTWRQVAPMTRCRGTIVGCTLLRI from the coding sequence ATGTCTGAACTGATTGAAGGACTTCCTGATGCTGTTGCAATAAGGTGCCTTGCACGTGTTCCCTTCTACCTCCACCCAAAGTTAGAGGTTGTCTCTCGTTCTTGGCAAGCAGCCATTCACAGCCCAGAACTATCCAAAATTCGACAGGAGGTTGCTTCATCTGAGGATCTCTTGTGTGTCTGTGCTTTTGATCCAGAGAATGTATGGCAGCTTTATGACCCTCTAAGAGATCTCTGGATTACGCTTCCTGTTCTTCCCTCAAAGATCAGGCACCTTTCTCACTTTGGTGCTGTATCCACAGCTGGAAAGTTGTTTGTCATTGGCGGTGGAAGTGATGCTGTTGATCCTTCGACCGGTGATCATGATGGATGTTTTGCAACCGATGAAGTCTGGTCATATGACCCGATAATCAAGCAGTGGTCTCCTCGGGCTCCAATGCTTGTTCCCCGTTCTATGTTCGCGTGCTGTGTTTTGAATGGGAAAATTGTTGTCGCTGGGGGATTCACTAGCTGTAGAAAAACAATATCTCAAGCAGAAATTTACGACCCTGAGAAGGATTTATGGACTCCATTGCCTGATCTTCACCGCACTCAAAATTCAGCCTGTTCAGGAATAGTGATTGGTGGAAAGATGCATGTACTGCACAAGGACATGTCAACAGTGCAAGTTTTAGACAATGCAGGGGCTAGATGGATCGTTGAGGAGTGTGATTGGCTTCAAGGTCCAATGGCAGTAGTCCAGGATGCACTTTGTGTTATGAGCAATGGATCTATCATAAAGCAGGACAAAGAAGGGAGAAAGATTGTAAGTTCAGCAACAGATTTTAAGAAGAGAATTGGGTTTGCAATGATTGGACTTGGCGATAATTTGTATATGATCGGAGGCGTCATTGGACCTGACAGATGGAATTGGGACATTAAACCATTATCAGATGTTGATGTTCTCACACTTGGGAGTGAGAGACCAACTTGGCGCCAAGTAGCTCCAATGACAAGATGCCGTGGTACCATTGTTGGTTGTACACTGCTGAGAATTTAA
- the LOC123891627 gene encoding type IV inositol polyphosphate 5-phosphatase 7-like isoform X2 has product MKDDNLKKTTKLSWTKTLVKKWFNIKTKSEDFQADHVISQVVDEDYRTNNYSEMEACSIKKSKTDRLSRRYIDRMQRGKSYLDEAQVTDVCNYRIFVATWNVAGKSPPSYLSLEEWLHISPPADIYVLGFQEIVPLNAGNVLGTEDNGPARKWLALIRKTLNNLPGTSGGYHTPSPVPAPVVELDADFEGSVRQKATSFFHRRSFQAMSRSMRMDNDMSIPQTCLDRRLSVCDRMISGHRASDYDTNCRWGSSDDENGADESPITTDYSPISYGGSFPTEDSERPRGNSRYCLVASKQMVGVFLTVWVKSDIRDDVRNMKVSCVGRGLMGYLGNKGSISISMSLRQTSFCFVCSHLTSGQKDGDELRRNSDVMEILRKTRFPQVHDTSDANSPQTILEHDRIIWMGDLNYRIALSYYGAKALVEMHDWKTLLKNDQLCIEKWQGRVFTGWSEGKIYFPPTYKYSNNSDSYAGDDRRSKQKRRTPAWCDRILWYGSGLQQVSYVRGLK; this is encoded by the exons ATGAAAGATGACAACTTGAAAAAAACCACCAAG CTTTCATGGACAAAAACATTGGTCAAAAAGTGGTTCAATATCAAAACCAAATCTGAGGACTTTCAAGCAGATCATGTCATTTCTCAAG TTGTTGATGAAGACTATAGGACCAACAACTACTCAGAGATGGAGGCATGTTCTATCAAAAAAAGCAAAACAG ATAGATTAAGCAGAAGATACATAGATAGAATGCAAAGAGGTAAGAGTTACCTTGATGAAGCTCAGGTTACAGATGTATGTAATTATAG AATCTTCGTTGCCACTTGGAATGTGGCTGGGAAGTCACCTCCAAGTTATTTAAGTCTTGAAGAATGGCTTCACATCTCTCCACCTGCTGATATCTATGTTCTCGG GTTTCAAGAAATTGTGCCTCTCAATGCCGGAAATGTTTTGGGAACGGAAGACAATGGTCCTGCAAGAAAATGGCTAGCCCTTATAAGGAAGACACTGAACAACCTTCCAGGAACAAGCGGTGGATACCACACTCCTTCTCCGGTTCCTGCTCCTGTTGTAGAGTTAGATGCTGATTTTGAGGGATCGGTGAGGCAGAAGGCAACCTCGTTCTTCCATCGGAGGTCCTTTCAAGCCATGAGTCGTAGTATGAGAATGGATAATGACATGTCAATCCCACAAACTTGCCTTGATCGCCGTCTCAGTGTCTGCGATAGAATGATATCTGGTCACAGGGCGAGTGACTATGACACCAATTGCCGGTGGGGTTCATCAGACGATGAAAATGGAGCTGACGAATCCCCAATTACAACAGATTATTCGCCAATTTCATATGGTGGCAGTTTCCCTACAGAGGACAGTGAAAGGCCGAGAGGAAATTCGAGATATTGTTTGGTTGCTAGTAAGCAAATGGTAGGTGTATTTCTAACAGTTTGGGTGAAAAGTGATATCAGAGATGATGTTCGTAACATGAAAGTGTCTTGTGTTGGAAGAGGGTTGATGGGATATCTTGGAAACAAG GGTTCTATATCTATTAGTATGTCATTGCGCCAAACAAGTTTTTGCTTCGTCTGTAGTCATTTGACTTCCGGACAAAAGGATGGTGACGAGCTAAGGAGAAATTCCGACGTAATGGAGATTCTTAGAAAGACAAGGTTTCCTCAGGTCCATGACACGAGTGATGCGAATTCTCCTCAGACAATTCTCGAACATGA CCGAATAATTTGGATGGGCGATTTAAATTACCGGATAGCGCTGTCGTACTATGGAGCAAAAGCTCTTGTTGAGATGCATGATTGGAAGACTTTGTTAAAGAATGATCAG CTGTGTATAGAGAAATGGCAAGGTCGTGTCTTTACAGGATGGAGTGAAGGGAAAATATATTTCCCTCCCACATATAAGTATTCAAACAACTCGGACAGTTATGCAGGCGATGACAGACGCTCGAAACAAAAGAGAAGAACTCCAGCTTG GTGTGATCGTATCTTGTGGTATGGAAGTGGCCTACAGCAAGTATCTTATGTTCGTG GATTGAAGTAG
- the LOC123891296 gene encoding non-specific lipid transfer protein GPI-anchored 5-like, producing MAQRNIEMLLSMFFVVVTLWGVTVAQIDSSCSNVLISLSPCLDYITGQTSTPSSGCCSQLASVMGSQPQCLCEVVNGGASSIAASLNINQTRALALPTACNVQTPLINTCSGSASSSTPPAGVSTSNIPNSPSGVFSSTTAGGGTIRGSSSSYATSSSAKLQCSLLVLVIFANLTFTFISFMTTT from the exons ATGGCACAAAGAAACATTGAGATGCTGCTAAGCATGTTCTTTGTTGTAGTGACTCTTTGGGGTGTCACAGTGGCACAAATTGATTCAAGTTGTTCCAATGTGCTCATAAGTCTTTCTCCATGCCTTGACTACATCACAGGACAGACCTCCACCCCTTCATCTGGTTGCTGCTCACAACTTGCCTCGGTGATGGGGTCACAGCCGCAGTGTCTATGTGAGGTTGTTAACGGTGGTGCTTCGTCTATTGCTGCTAGTCTCAACATCAATCAGACTCGTGCTTTAGCACTTCCCACTGCTTGCAATGTCCAAACACCTCTTATCAACACTTGCAGTG GCTCAGCTTCTTCTTCTACTCCTCCAGCAGGTGTTTCTACTTCAAACATTCCAAATTCTCCTTCAG GGGTTTTTTCATCAACTACAGCCGGTGGTGGAACTATCCGTGGCTCATCCTCATCTTATGCAACATCAAGTTCCGCAAAATTACAATGTTCTTTGCTTGTTCTGGTTATCTTTGCAAACTTAACATTCACTTTCATCAGTTTCATGACCACGACTTAG
- the LOC123891628 gene encoding non-specific lipid transfer protein GPI-anchored 16-like: MILILATLIISSLSLINGQISSSCTSSMISSTFTPCANIITGSTNNGLVPSTTCCDSLRSLMSTNMDCACLMMSSNNPILQLSINQALAISLSQACNINGTAVQCKASSSSLPSSPLPAPGPAVIGPNSPTLPSSAPTPLSPQENTHR; this comes from the exons atgatattaaTACTAGCAACCCTTATAATCTCCTCATTAAGTTTAATTAATGGACAAATTAGTTCATCATGTACATCCTCTATGATTAGTAGCACATTCACTCCTTGTGCTAATATCATTACAGGAAGCACTAATAATGGTTTAGTACCATCAACTACATGCTGTGATTCATTAAGGTCTTTGATGAGCACTAATATGGATTGTGCTTGTCTTATGATGTCTTCCAATAATCCAATTTTACAACTATCTATTAACCAAGCTCTTGCTATATCTCTTTCACAAGCATGCAATATTAATGGTACCGCTGTACAATGCAAAG CATCAAGTTCTTCTTTGCCAAGTTCTCCTTTACCAGCTCCAG GCCCAGCAGTTATTGGACCAAACAGCCCAACTCTCCCTTCAAGTGCTCCAACTCCCTTAAGCCCTCAAG AAAACACACACAGATAA
- the LOC123891297 gene encoding DNA-directed RNA polymerase II subunit 4-like, giving the protein MSGEEEENAAELKIGDEFLKAKCLMNCEVSLILEHKYEQLQQTSDDPTNSVSQVFEKSLQYVKRFSRYKNPDAVRQVREILARYQLAEFELCVLGNLCPETVEEAIAMVPSIKTRGRAQDDEAIEKMLNDLSLIKKFE; this is encoded by the exons ATGTCTGGTGAAGAGGAAGAAAACGCCGCAGAGCTCAAAATCGGAGATG AGTTTTTGAAAGCAAAGTGTTTAATGAACTGTGAAGTTTCATTAATTCTTGAACACAAGTATGAGCAGCTTCAACAAACTTCTGATGATCCCACAAATTCAGTTTCTCA GGTATTCGAAAAGTCATTGCAGTATGTGAAGCGTTTCAGCCGCTATAAAAATCCTGATGCTGTTAGACAAGTTAGAGA AATTCTTGCTCGATATCAGTTAGCCGAGTTTGAG CTGTGTGTCCTAGGGAATCTTTGCCCAGAAACTGTGGAGGAAGCTATTGCTATGGTTCCATCTATCAAG ACAAGAGGTCGGGCTCAAGATGATGAAGCAATTGAGAAGATGTTGAATGACCTATCACTGattaagaaatttgaataa
- the LOC123891627 gene encoding type IV inositol polyphosphate 5-phosphatase 7-like isoform X3 — protein MKDDNLKKTTKLSWTKTLVKKWFNIKTKSEDFQADHVISQVVDEDYRTNNYSEMEACSIKKSKTDRLSRRYIDRMQRGKSYLDEAQVTDVCNYRIFVATWNVAGKSPPSYLSLEEWLHISPPADIYVLGFQEIVPLNAGNVLGTEDNGPARKWLALIRKTLNNLPGTSGGYHTPSPVPAPVVELDADFEGSVRQKATSFFHRRSFQAMSRSMRMDNDMSIPQTCLDRRLSVCDRMISGHRASDYDTNCRWGSSDDENGADESPITTDYSPISYGGSFPTEDSERPRGNSRYCLVASKQMVGVFLTVWVKSDIRDDVRNMKVSCVGRGLMGYLGNKGSISISMSLRQTSFCFVCSHLTSGQKDGDELRRNSDVMEILRKTRFPQVHDTSDANSPQTILEHDRIIWMGDLNYRIALSYYGAKALVEMHDWKTLLKNDQASVYREMARSCLYRME, from the exons ATGAAAGATGACAACTTGAAAAAAACCACCAAG CTTTCATGGACAAAAACATTGGTCAAAAAGTGGTTCAATATCAAAACCAAATCTGAGGACTTTCAAGCAGATCATGTCATTTCTCAAG TTGTTGATGAAGACTATAGGACCAACAACTACTCAGAGATGGAGGCATGTTCTATCAAAAAAAGCAAAACAG ATAGATTAAGCAGAAGATACATAGATAGAATGCAAAGAGGTAAGAGTTACCTTGATGAAGCTCAGGTTACAGATGTATGTAATTATAG AATCTTCGTTGCCACTTGGAATGTGGCTGGGAAGTCACCTCCAAGTTATTTAAGTCTTGAAGAATGGCTTCACATCTCTCCACCTGCTGATATCTATGTTCTCGG GTTTCAAGAAATTGTGCCTCTCAATGCCGGAAATGTTTTGGGAACGGAAGACAATGGTCCTGCAAGAAAATGGCTAGCCCTTATAAGGAAGACACTGAACAACCTTCCAGGAACAAGCGGTGGATACCACACTCCTTCTCCGGTTCCTGCTCCTGTTGTAGAGTTAGATGCTGATTTTGAGGGATCGGTGAGGCAGAAGGCAACCTCGTTCTTCCATCGGAGGTCCTTTCAAGCCATGAGTCGTAGTATGAGAATGGATAATGACATGTCAATCCCACAAACTTGCCTTGATCGCCGTCTCAGTGTCTGCGATAGAATGATATCTGGTCACAGGGCGAGTGACTATGACACCAATTGCCGGTGGGGTTCATCAGACGATGAAAATGGAGCTGACGAATCCCCAATTACAACAGATTATTCGCCAATTTCATATGGTGGCAGTTTCCCTACAGAGGACAGTGAAAGGCCGAGAGGAAATTCGAGATATTGTTTGGTTGCTAGTAAGCAAATGGTAGGTGTATTTCTAACAGTTTGGGTGAAAAGTGATATCAGAGATGATGTTCGTAACATGAAAGTGTCTTGTGTTGGAAGAGGGTTGATGGGATATCTTGGAAACAAG GGTTCTATATCTATTAGTATGTCATTGCGCCAAACAAGTTTTTGCTTCGTCTGTAGTCATTTGACTTCCGGACAAAAGGATGGTGACGAGCTAAGGAGAAATTCCGACGTAATGGAGATTCTTAGAAAGACAAGGTTTCCTCAGGTCCATGACACGAGTGATGCGAATTCTCCTCAGACAATTCTCGAACATGA CCGAATAATTTGGATGGGCGATTTAAATTACCGGATAGCGCTGTCGTACTATGGAGCAAAAGCTCTTGTTGAGATGCATGATTGGAAGACTTTGTTAAAGAATGATCAGGCAT CTGTGTATAGAGAAATGGCAAGGTCGTGTCTTTACAGGATGGAGTGA
- the LOC123891627 gene encoding type I inositol polyphosphate 5-phosphatase 4-like isoform X1 — protein sequence MKDDNLKKTTKLSWTKTLVKKWFNIKTKSEDFQADHVISQVVDEDYRTNNYSEMEACSIKKSKTDRLSRRYIDRMQRGKSYLDEAQVTDVCNYRIFVATWNVAGKSPPSYLSLEEWLHISPPADIYVLGFQEIVPLNAGNVLGTEDNGPARKWLALIRKTLNNLPGTSGGYHTPSPVPAPVVELDADFEGSVRQKATSFFHRRSFQAMSRSMRMDNDMSIPQTCLDRRLSVCDRMISGHRASDYDTNCRWGSSDDENGADESPITTDYSPISYGGSFPTEDSERPRGNSRYCLVASKQMVGVFLTVWVKSDIRDDVRNMKVSCVGRGLMGYLGNKGSISISMSLRQTSFCFVCSHLTSGQKDGDELRRNSDVMEILRKTRFPQVHDTSDANSPQTILEHDRIIWMGDLNYRIALSYYGAKALVEMHDWKTLLKNDQLCIEKWQGRVFTGWSEGKIYFPPTYKYSNNSDSYAGDDRRSKQKRRTPAWCDRILWYGSGLQQVSYVRGESRFSDHRPVCSIFLAEVESINSNQIMKSSNCSSSRIEVEELLPHSHGYGYTDFHFY from the exons ATGAAAGATGACAACTTGAAAAAAACCACCAAG CTTTCATGGACAAAAACATTGGTCAAAAAGTGGTTCAATATCAAAACCAAATCTGAGGACTTTCAAGCAGATCATGTCATTTCTCAAG TTGTTGATGAAGACTATAGGACCAACAACTACTCAGAGATGGAGGCATGTTCTATCAAAAAAAGCAAAACAG ATAGATTAAGCAGAAGATACATAGATAGAATGCAAAGAGGTAAGAGTTACCTTGATGAAGCTCAGGTTACAGATGTATGTAATTATAG AATCTTCGTTGCCACTTGGAATGTGGCTGGGAAGTCACCTCCAAGTTATTTAAGTCTTGAAGAATGGCTTCACATCTCTCCACCTGCTGATATCTATGTTCTCGG GTTTCAAGAAATTGTGCCTCTCAATGCCGGAAATGTTTTGGGAACGGAAGACAATGGTCCTGCAAGAAAATGGCTAGCCCTTATAAGGAAGACACTGAACAACCTTCCAGGAACAAGCGGTGGATACCACACTCCTTCTCCGGTTCCTGCTCCTGTTGTAGAGTTAGATGCTGATTTTGAGGGATCGGTGAGGCAGAAGGCAACCTCGTTCTTCCATCGGAGGTCCTTTCAAGCCATGAGTCGTAGTATGAGAATGGATAATGACATGTCAATCCCACAAACTTGCCTTGATCGCCGTCTCAGTGTCTGCGATAGAATGATATCTGGTCACAGGGCGAGTGACTATGACACCAATTGCCGGTGGGGTTCATCAGACGATGAAAATGGAGCTGACGAATCCCCAATTACAACAGATTATTCGCCAATTTCATATGGTGGCAGTTTCCCTACAGAGGACAGTGAAAGGCCGAGAGGAAATTCGAGATATTGTTTGGTTGCTAGTAAGCAAATGGTAGGTGTATTTCTAACAGTTTGGGTGAAAAGTGATATCAGAGATGATGTTCGTAACATGAAAGTGTCTTGTGTTGGAAGAGGGTTGATGGGATATCTTGGAAACAAG GGTTCTATATCTATTAGTATGTCATTGCGCCAAACAAGTTTTTGCTTCGTCTGTAGTCATTTGACTTCCGGACAAAAGGATGGTGACGAGCTAAGGAGAAATTCCGACGTAATGGAGATTCTTAGAAAGACAAGGTTTCCTCAGGTCCATGACACGAGTGATGCGAATTCTCCTCAGACAATTCTCGAACATGA CCGAATAATTTGGATGGGCGATTTAAATTACCGGATAGCGCTGTCGTACTATGGAGCAAAAGCTCTTGTTGAGATGCATGATTGGAAGACTTTGTTAAAGAATGATCAG CTGTGTATAGAGAAATGGCAAGGTCGTGTCTTTACAGGATGGAGTGAAGGGAAAATATATTTCCCTCCCACATATAAGTATTCAAACAACTCGGACAGTTATGCAGGCGATGACAGACGCTCGAAACAAAAGAGAAGAACTCCAGCTTG GTGTGATCGTATCTTGTGGTATGGAAGTGGCCTACAGCAAGTATCTTATGTTCGTGGTGAGTCGAGATTCTCCGACCATAGGCCAGTTTGTAGCATATTCTTGGCAGAAGTTGAGTCTATTAACAGTAACCAAATTATGAAAAGCTCTAACTGCTCCAGTTCCAGGATTGAAGTAGAAGAGTTATTGCCACATTCACATGGTTACGGCTACACTGATTTCCATTTCTATTGA
- the LOC123891606 gene encoding tRNA (guanine-N(7)-)-methyltransferase non-catalytic subunit wdr4 produces MDEEVTTESRKETEVAPALIAVHPTGHHIAVAVGPELRIFNLLNNSAVSLHDDSISGDNHFHKDNIRAIRFGAKGKLFVSAGDDKTLKIWSAESWHCILTVSSEKRVTAVAISNDGLYVCFADKFGLVWVVDLNQTSIDKKPMPLLSHYCSIITSLEFSPDNRFIISADRDFKIRVTNFPKNPLNGAHEIQSFCLGHTEFVSCLAFVPAQESPHSLLLSGSGDSTVRLWDISSGALLDTCEVAVKAGLLESNDNTEEHGHAVTDLCTTLDGLLVAVAIQSLRGIVLLSYNVSAQTLSVAKVVSIAGDTFVPTCLANSPPTRELWMVTGVSSLPGYDYPSLARVLVISGIDADQEPVVLGDDKIPGGVKLLETLQGTAAVDDNAFSVAAEAVKAAMCNLLIKKQYPFENREYRKKTRNDRKLKE; encoded by the exons ATGGACGAAGAAGTTACAACTGAAAGCAGAAAAGAAACCGAAGTAGCACCAGCCCTAATCGCCGTCCACCCAACCGGCCACCACATCGCCGTAGCAGTCGGACCGGAGCTCCGCATCTTCAACCTCCT TAACAATTCTGCAGTTTCTTTACACGACGATTCCATCTCCGGTGACAATCACTTCCATAAAGATAATATCAGAGCAATTCGATTCGGTGCTAAAGGAAAACTATTCGTATCCGCTGGTGATGataaaaccctaaaaatttGGTCAGCGGAATCTTGGCATTGTATTTTGACAGTTTCGTCGGAGAAGAGAGTTACTGCTGTTGCTATAAGCAACGACGGTTTGTATGTGTGTTTTGCTGATAAATTTGGACTTGTTTGGGTTGTGGATCTTAATCAAACTTCAATTGATAAGAAACCGATGCCGCTTCTTTCGCATTATTGTAGTATTATCACTAGTTTG GAATTTTCGCCGGATAATCGGTTTATTATCAGTGCTGATAGGGATTTTAAAATTCGT GTTACTAATTTTCCCAAGAATCCTTTAAATGGAGCTCACGAGATACAGAGTTTTTGTCTTGGTCATACAGA GTTTGTTTCCTGCCTTGCCTTCGTTCCTGCTCAGGAAAGCCCTCACAGTCTTCTACTATCTGGAAGTGGTGATTCCACA GTCCGATTGTGGGATATCTCCTCTGGAGCACTCCTAGATACTTGTGAGGTTGCAGTTAAG GCAGGGCTTTTAGAGTCCAATGACAACACAGAAGAGCATGGCCATGCTGTTACTGATTTATGTACCACCCTGGATGGTTTGCTTGTTGCTGTGGCCATTCAGAG CTTGCGAGGAATTGTGTTGTTGAGTTACAATGTTTCTGCACAAACACTTTCTGTAGCCAAG GTTGTTTCTATTGCAGGAGACACCTTTGTCCCTACCTGCCTGGCGAACAGCCCGCCTACAAGGGAATTGTGGATGGTTACAGGTGTCTCCAGTTTACCTGGTTATGATTACCCCTCTTTGGCTCGTGTTCTAGTAATTTCTGGTATTGATGCTGACCAAGAGCCAGTTGTTCTGGGAGACGATAAGATACCTGGGGGAGTAAAGCTGCTAGAAACGTTACAAGGAACTGCAGCTGTTGACGACAATGCTTTTTCGGTAGCAGCTGAAGCTGTCAAAGCAGCAATGTGTAACCTATTGATAAAAAAGCAATACCCTTTCGAGAATAGAGAATATAGAAAGAAAACCAGAAATGACAGAAAACTCAAAGAATAG